GGCACTGCTGGGCCCATTCCTGCGACGCGGGCCAGTCGCCCGCATCGCGGTGGCGCACGGCCAGGGCGTACGCGGTCTCGGCGGCAGCCCACCGGTCGGTCGCCAGCTCACGCTGGAAGATCGACTCCAGCTCGTCGGTGGAAGCCAGGCGGGTCTGGTTGGTCATGGTGACCTCTCGGTTCAACGGTCGTGCCCCAGTGGTGATCAACGCCCCGGCGTCCCCACCGTCACGCCGTGCCCCGCTGCTAATACGTGTAGATCTCGGCCAGCGTCTTGTAGTCCTGTAGCTCGTCCTTGTCGAACCACAGCTCAACCTCCTGCTTGGCCTCCTCCGCGTTGCCGGACGCGTGCACGAGGTTCGCGACCGCCTTGCCCGATGCGGTGCTGGCCGCCGCGCTGTAGTGCGAGAAGTCGCCCCGCACCGTGCCGGCCGGAGCCTGGTTCGGGTATGTGCTGCCGACGATCTTGCGGACCGTAGCGATGGCGTCGAAGCCCTCCAGCACCAGAGCGATGACCGGCCCCTGCTGCATGAACGTCGCCGTGACGCTGTAGACCTCCGACCCCAGCCGCTCTTCCAGATCGAAGTAGTGCTTGCGGGTGAACTCCTCGTCCATCCACTTCATCTTCGTGCCGACGATCTTCAGCGCGGCGTCCTCGAATCGAGTGATGATCCTTCCTGCCAGGCCACGCGCCAGCGCATCGGGCTTGAGCAGGACGAGCGTACGCTCGACAGTGTGTGCCTGAACCTCGGCCATTGACTCCCTTTCGCCTTGCTTACAAAAAACATGACGGACACCCAGCCGTCAGCTGCTGAGGTTACCGGCGCTGGCAGGGCGGTTCGGGCGCGCGGGCAATGCCCCGGACGGGCGAATGCTGGCCAAGGTGCGGCCGATCAGACCGTCGAGAGACTCGATCCGGCCAACTTCTCTGTCTCCGCTATCCGCTGGGGGCGGGCATCTAGAATCTCCCTGTGGTCGTTCGGCGCTCTCGCGCCTCTTATGCGCCTCCCAGGGACTGAGCCTTTGGCGGGTGATTCCTTGGCCCCTGGTGACTCCGATTCTTCCGGGGCCCTTCCCGCGTGACCATGAAGTGCCAGTGCAGTGGGAGTGCACTTTCAGCACGCGGGTTCCTGCACCGGGGCGGCGACGAAGGGGCAGTCTTGTGGACGTGATCGAGCGCTGGAGCGGCCGGTACGCCTGCCTGCTCCAGTCCGCCCTACGCCTCGGAAACGAACAGTTCGCGGCTCACCTCGGCATCGCCGTGAGGACTGTGGCCACCTGGCACTCCGACGCGTCCGTCGTGCCTCGCAGGGAGATGCAGCAGCTCCTCGACACGGCCCATGAGCAGGCTCCTCCGGCTGCGCGACAGCGCTTCGCGCTCCTGCTGGCGAAGGAGCGATCCCCGGTGGACTCGATGCCGCCCGGCGCGCAGGCGCTGCGGGTGGCCATCGCAGTGGTCGTCCGTGGCACCGACGTCCTCCTGGTATGCCGGCGGGATGACGACGCCGCTGGGATCACGTGGCAGTTCCCGG
Above is a genomic segment from Streptomyces marincola containing:
- a CDS encoding nucleoside-diphosphate kinase yields the protein MAEVQAHTVERTLVLLKPDALARGLAGRIITRFEDAALKIVGTKMKWMDEEFTRKHYFDLEERLGSEVYSVTATFMQQGPVIALVLEGFDAIATVRKIVGSTYPNQAPAGTVRGDFSHYSAAASTASGKAVANLVHASGNAEEAKQEVELWFDKDELQDYKTLAEIYTY
- a CDS encoding NUDIX hydrolase, giving the protein MDVIERWSGRYACLLQSALRLGNEQFAAHLGIAVRTVATWHSDASVVPRREMQQLLDTAHEQAPPAARQRFALLLAKERSPVDSMPPGAQALRVAIAVVVRGTDVLLVCRRDDDAAGITWQFPAGVIKPGGKAETTTVRETLDETGVHCAVRQHLGNRLHPVTGVLCEYFLCEYLAGEATNSDAAENIDVMWVPRNSVLRFISVDTIFSPILAVLEEQT